In Rhodothermus profundi, the following are encoded in one genomic region:
- a CDS encoding MFS transporter: MQSLQKATRIELFNFRTPQMRAFHMAWFAFFVCFFAWFGIAPLMKVVREELGLTPAQVGNTIIASVAATVLARMVIGRLCDRFGPRRTYAGLLILGSLPVMAIGLANSYEAFLLFRLVIGVIGASFVITQYHTSLMFAPNIVGTANATTAGWGNLGGGVTQMVMPLVFTGFMGLGFTEALSWRLAMLVAGLICLGTGIAYYFLTQDTPAGNFEDLPNHPRLTSRGSFRQAARDYRVWVLFVLYAACFGIELTINNIAALYFADYFSLDLKTAGTVAALFGLTNIFARTLGGVVGDLFGRRWGLAGRVRWLFLATLGEGLALILFSQMQLLALAVVTLVLFSLFVQMAEGATYAVVPFINRKALGSVTGIIGAGGNAGAIMAGFLFKGALPWNQALLLLGLLIVAMAFLAFAVRFSEADERAVEAEMARLLAPTSVR; this comes from the coding sequence ATGCAGTCTCTTCAGAAAGCTACCCGCATTGAGCTTTTCAACTTCCGGACCCCGCAGATGCGGGCGTTCCACATGGCCTGGTTTGCCTTCTTTGTGTGTTTTTTCGCCTGGTTCGGCATTGCACCGCTCATGAAAGTGGTGCGGGAGGAGCTCGGGCTGACTCCAGCCCAGGTAGGAAATACCATCATTGCCTCTGTAGCCGCCACCGTTCTGGCCCGCATGGTTATTGGCCGGCTCTGCGACCGATTCGGTCCCCGTCGCACCTATGCCGGACTCTTGATACTGGGCAGCCTGCCGGTAATGGCAATTGGCCTGGCCAACTCCTACGAAGCCTTTCTGCTTTTTCGACTGGTGATAGGGGTCATAGGGGCGAGCTTTGTGATTACCCAGTATCACACGTCGCTTATGTTCGCCCCGAACATTGTAGGCACAGCGAACGCCACAACCGCCGGATGGGGCAACCTCGGCGGTGGCGTTACTCAGATGGTCATGCCTCTGGTCTTTACAGGTTTTATGGGGCTGGGCTTCACAGAAGCCCTGAGCTGGCGGCTCGCCATGCTGGTTGCCGGGTTGATCTGCCTGGGTACGGGCATCGCCTATTATTTCCTGACACAGGATACCCCGGCAGGTAACTTTGAAGACCTTCCGAATCATCCGCGCCTGACCAGCCGAGGGAGCTTTCGACAGGCTGCGCGCGACTATCGCGTTTGGGTGCTGTTTGTACTCTATGCAGCCTGCTTTGGCATTGAGCTCACCATCAACAACATCGCAGCTCTCTACTTTGCCGACTATTTCTCGCTTGACCTGAAGACCGCCGGCACAGTTGCCGCCCTTTTCGGGCTGACCAACATTTTTGCGAGAACGCTGGGGGGCGTAGTCGGCGACCTTTTTGGTCGTCGCTGGGGCCTGGCCGGCCGCGTGCGCTGGCTGTTTCTGGCAACGCTCGGCGAAGGCCTTGCGCTGATCCTTTTCTCGCAAATGCAATTGCTCGCATTGGCTGTCGTTACGCTGGTGTTGTTTAGCCTGTTCGTTCAGATGGCAGAAGGAGCCACCTATGCCGTGGTGCCCTTTATCAACCGAAAAGCGCTGGGCTCTGTAACGGGCATCATTGGAGCAGGTGGCAATGCGGGGGCTATCATGGCGGGCTTTCTCTTCAAGGGCGCTCTGCCCTGGAATCAGGCGCTCTTGCTCCTGGGACTCCTTATCGTCGCCATGGCCTTCCTGGCCTTTGCGGTGCGCTTTTCGGAAGCTGACGAACGCGCCGTGGAGGCAGAAATGGCTCGTTTGCTGGCCCCTACATCGGTACGGTAA
- a CDS encoding XdhC family protein → MRELRDLLEEAERLTAGKTPHVIATVVRIGGSTYRRPGARMIVEADGTNRGTISGGCLEGEVTRQALQLLADQVPARLLPFDLADDDLIYGFGTGCDGVAHVLLERVPVPGRCNPLALLSQCLKRRRQAVLATVIETTEDPSDWLGRHLLLREDGQTEGDLPEGVVASKIQEAARQMLERLRAGREERGWTVQRYTEGATQMEVLLEAVQLPVRLLVFGEGHDVFPVVRFARGLGWEVEVIGRRPPAELAQRFPEADVCRFLMHPEQLTQHVAIDRRTAALVMNHTYLRDRQILETLLFESAIPYIGMLGPRERTERMLNELTRTRGERLEAERHRIYGPVGLDIGTETAEEIALAALAEIQAVLHGRSARPLRERKTPIHGERPPLPRPLNVSS, encoded by the coding sequence ATGCGCGAGCTACGAGACCTGCTGGAAGAGGCTGAACGGCTGACCGCAGGGAAAACGCCGCATGTGATTGCTACGGTCGTGCGCATTGGGGGCTCTACCTATCGCCGACCCGGTGCTCGCATGATCGTGGAAGCAGACGGGACAAACCGAGGCACGATCAGTGGGGGCTGCCTGGAAGGCGAGGTAACCCGTCAGGCCCTTCAGCTCCTGGCCGATCAGGTGCCTGCGCGCCTGCTTCCTTTTGACCTGGCCGATGACGACTTGATTTACGGGTTTGGTACCGGTTGCGATGGAGTAGCCCATGTGCTGCTGGAGCGGGTTCCGGTACCCGGGCGTTGCAACCCACTGGCATTGCTAAGCCAGTGCCTGAAACGTAGGCGACAGGCTGTGCTGGCCACTGTGATCGAGACAACCGAGGACCCATCGGACTGGCTGGGACGGCACCTGCTGCTTCGGGAAGACGGCCAGACGGAAGGCGACCTGCCGGAAGGTGTCGTGGCCTCAAAAATCCAGGAGGCAGCTCGTCAGATGCTGGAGCGGCTGCGCGCAGGCCGTGAGGAGCGAGGCTGGACCGTGCAGCGCTATACTGAAGGAGCAACGCAGATGGAAGTGCTCCTGGAAGCTGTGCAACTCCCCGTGCGCCTGCTCGTCTTCGGTGAAGGGCACGACGTATTTCCAGTGGTGCGTTTTGCCCGGGGACTGGGCTGGGAGGTGGAAGTTATTGGCCGCCGGCCACCGGCAGAACTCGCCCAACGCTTCCCAGAGGCGGACGTCTGTCGTTTCCTGATGCATCCGGAGCAACTCACGCAGCATGTAGCGATTGACCGACGCACGGCCGCGCTGGTTATGAATCATACCTACCTGCGCGACCGCCAGATTCTGGAAACATTGTTGTTTGAAAGTGCCATCCCGTATATCGGGATGCTGGGGCCCCGGGAACGAACCGAGCGCATGCTAAACGAACTGACCCGCACGCGCGGCGAACGGCTGGAGGCTGAGCGGCATCGCATTTATGGACCTGTTGGGCTGGATATCGGCACCGAGACGGCTGAAGAGATCGCGCTAGCGGCCCTGGCCGAAATTCAGGCGGTGTTGCATGGCCGCTCAGCCCGTCCACTTCGGGAGCGTAAGACGCCGATTCACGGCGAACGACCGCCGCTGCCACGGCCGCTCAATGTATCCTCCTGA
- a CDS encoding NirA family protein: MPHMPDLPFSEEQKQYLQGFMAGVLQRGGLTFVGQTADGRLTHEPEQAVRDLATPPPAETLYGTPVDRLCKQERIKLAQHPLDIWDRVLENAAAGRFPEGDDVFRYKALGLFYVAPAQNAFMLRCRIAGGFLSSRQAHGLADLAERYGAGYLDLTTRANIQIREIGARDAANVLMALADLGLTSRGAGADNIRNITATPTTGFDLQELYDVRPLVRSLYYYILHSRDLYNLPRKFNVAFDSGGVITAAADTNDLAFVAVRVEEGHDVPPGVYFRIELGGITGHGSFAQDTGFMVPPEACIATAAAIIRVYLEHGDRTNRKKARLKYLLERWGVERFMEAVQERLAFPLIRFPRASCAPRPPRIPGAHIGIHPQRPEGHYYVGIDVPVGRLQASQLHALADLAERYGTGELRLTVFQNLLIPGVAEENLEPLCAALRQLGLSPESTSLRQGLVACTGNAGCPYARTNTKAHALALVRYLEEEAGIDIDQPLNIHLTGCPHSCAQHYCGDIGLLGVKVKTSAGETVEGYDIVLGGGLEADQGLARVVARGVPFEEVPPLLAHLLHTYLQQRQENESFAAFTRRLDPAALEALITDSKPSQTP; the protein is encoded by the coding sequence ATGCCGCACATGCCTGACTTACCCTTCAGCGAAGAGCAGAAGCAGTACCTGCAAGGTTTCATGGCCGGCGTGCTGCAACGCGGCGGACTGACCTTCGTAGGGCAGACCGCCGACGGCCGTCTTACGCACGAACCAGAGCAGGCGGTGCGCGACCTGGCAACTCCACCGCCTGCCGAAACGCTCTACGGCACGCCTGTTGACCGTCTGTGCAAACAGGAGCGCATCAAGCTGGCGCAGCACCCGCTCGACATCTGGGATCGGGTGCTGGAAAACGCGGCAGCTGGTCGATTCCCAGAAGGAGACGACGTTTTCCGCTACAAAGCGCTAGGGCTCTTCTACGTCGCCCCTGCCCAGAATGCCTTCATGCTGCGCTGTCGGATTGCGGGCGGCTTCCTCTCCAGTCGCCAGGCACACGGCCTGGCCGACCTGGCCGAACGCTACGGCGCCGGCTACCTGGACCTCACCACCCGCGCTAACATCCAGATCCGGGAAATCGGCGCTCGGGATGCGGCCAATGTGCTGATGGCGCTGGCTGACCTGGGCCTGACCTCGCGCGGCGCCGGAGCTGACAATATCCGCAACATCACCGCTACGCCGACCACCGGCTTCGATCTGCAGGAACTCTATGACGTGCGGCCGCTCGTTCGCTCGCTCTACTACTACATCCTGCACAGCCGCGACCTGTACAATCTGCCTCGCAAGTTCAACGTAGCCTTCGACAGCGGCGGGGTCATTACAGCGGCCGCCGACACAAACGATCTGGCCTTTGTGGCCGTGCGCGTCGAGGAAGGACATGACGTTCCCCCTGGCGTCTATTTTCGCATCGAACTGGGAGGCATTACCGGCCACGGTTCTTTTGCCCAGGATACGGGCTTCATGGTCCCGCCCGAAGCCTGCATTGCTACCGCCGCAGCCATTATTCGCGTCTACCTGGAGCACGGTGACCGCACAAACCGCAAAAAGGCGCGGCTAAAGTACCTGCTGGAGCGCTGGGGCGTCGAGCGTTTCATGGAAGCCGTCCAAGAACGTCTGGCCTTTCCTCTCATCCGCTTTCCACGAGCATCCTGCGCCCCACGTCCACCCCGGATACCGGGCGCCCATATCGGCATTCACCCCCAGCGCCCGGAAGGGCATTACTACGTGGGCATTGACGTACCGGTAGGCCGCCTTCAGGCCAGCCAACTCCACGCACTGGCCGACCTGGCCGAACGCTACGGCACCGGCGAGCTGCGGCTAACGGTCTTTCAGAATTTGCTGATTCCCGGAGTAGCCGAAGAAAACCTGGAGCCGCTGTGCGCCGCCCTGCGCCAGCTCGGGCTCTCGCCCGAAAGCACGTCCCTGCGCCAGGGACTGGTAGCCTGCACCGGAAACGCTGGCTGCCCCTACGCACGCACCAACACGAAAGCCCATGCCCTGGCGCTGGTGCGCTATCTGGAAGAAGAAGCCGGCATAGATATAGATCAACCGCTCAACATTCACCTGACCGGCTGTCCGCACTCATGCGCCCAGCACTACTGCGGAGATATCGGTCTGCTGGGCGTCAAAGTGAAAACCAGCGCGGGTGAAACCGTAGAGGGCTACGACATTGTCTTGGGCGGAGGCCTGGAGGCAGACCAGGGACTGGCACGCGTCGTGGCTCGCGGCGTGCCCTTTGAAGAGGTGCCGCCGCTTCTGGCTCATCTGCTCCACACGTATCTCCAACAGCGTCAGGAAAACGAATCGTTTGCAGCTTTCACCCGCCGGCTGGATCCCGCTGCACTGGAAGCCTTGATCACGGATAGCAAACCAAGCCAGACGCCATGA
- a CDS encoding XdhC family protein has translation MLDPILEQAREQTARGEPCALAIVVRYEAPISGKPGDKALILPDGTLHGWIGGGCTRPVVIREALRAMRDGRPRLVRITPETTEVEVEGIVAYAMTCYSGGTLDVYIEPLLPPPQLLVLGHSAVAQALVQLGRTLRYHVLVADPEASSELFPEADQCEPSFSLRNLPLKPGAFAVVATQGERDEEALKAALSQPFRYVALVASRRKAARLRELLAEQGVPRDRLAAVRAPAGLDLGARTPEEIALSILAEIVQERHQNPSPALPDKLPSLEGLIEITLHIEGMSCAHCLHTVEQTLQALPGVVVHAVELGHARVAYDPARVTLSVLAEALKARGYHLRTDTVAEP, from the coding sequence ATGCTTGATCCTATTCTGGAACAGGCTCGAGAACAGACAGCGCGGGGTGAACCCTGCGCCCTGGCCATCGTCGTCCGCTACGAGGCTCCGATCTCCGGAAAGCCCGGAGACAAGGCGTTGATCTTGCCCGACGGCACGCTTCATGGATGGATAGGTGGTGGGTGCACGCGTCCGGTCGTTATCCGGGAAGCGCTGCGCGCCATGCGCGACGGGCGTCCTCGCCTGGTACGCATCACGCCCGAAACGACCGAAGTTGAAGTAGAAGGCATTGTCGCCTATGCAATGACCTGCTACAGCGGCGGCACGCTCGACGTGTATATTGAACCGCTTCTGCCCCCTCCTCAACTGCTGGTGCTCGGACACTCGGCCGTCGCCCAGGCCCTGGTACAGCTTGGGCGAACGCTGCGCTACCACGTGCTGGTTGCTGATCCTGAGGCATCCTCCGAGCTGTTCCCGGAAGCCGACCAGTGCGAGCCTTCGTTCTCCTTGAGAAATCTACCCCTGAAACCCGGAGCGTTTGCGGTCGTGGCTACCCAGGGCGAAAGGGACGAAGAAGCCCTGAAAGCTGCGCTATCCCAACCGTTCCGGTACGTCGCCCTGGTGGCCAGCCGTCGCAAAGCAGCGCGCCTGCGCGAGCTGCTGGCCGAACAAGGCGTGCCTCGGGACCGGCTGGCGGCTGTCCGCGCCCCGGCTGGACTGGATCTCGGTGCCCGCACGCCGGAAGAAATTGCCCTGAGCATCCTGGCCGAAATCGTGCAGGAACGCCACCAGAATCCATCCCCGGCGCTTCCAGACAAGCTGCCCTCCCTTGAAGGCTTGATCGAAATTACCCTGCACATTGAAGGCATGAGCTGCGCCCACTGCCTTCACACCGTCGAACAAACGCTCCAGGCCCTCCCTGGCGTGGTCGTGCATGCCGTGGAGCTCGGCCATGCCCGGGTCGCCTATGATCCCGCCCGGGTGACGCTAAGCGTCCTGGCCGAAGCTCTCAAAGCCCGCGGCTATCATCTGCGCACCGACACCGTAGCCGAGCCATGA
- a CDS encoding nucleotidyltransferase family protein — translation MNATGRVVAIVLAAGSSRRMGGRNKLLLPFGDQPLVRHVVTTILDSQAAPVVVVLGYEAAAVREALANLPVAFVYNPRYAEGMTTSIQAGVAAAPADAHGYMICLSDLPLIEASEYDQLIEAFQRAYVRDPACIIVPEFNGQRGNPVLFAAYYRKAILSEQRLTGCRGLVQRHPEHVVRVAMATDHILQDLDTPEAFEALRRIH, via the coding sequence ATGAATGCAACCGGTCGCGTGGTCGCCATTGTGCTGGCCGCCGGATCTTCTCGGCGCATGGGTGGCCGGAACAAGCTCTTGCTGCCTTTTGGAGACCAACCCCTGGTGCGTCACGTGGTTACCACGATTCTGGACAGCCAGGCCGCTCCGGTGGTGGTCGTGCTGGGTTATGAAGCTGCTGCCGTGCGTGAGGCCCTGGCCAATCTGCCGGTCGCGTTTGTCTACAACCCACGTTATGCCGAAGGCATGACCACTTCCATTCAGGCAGGCGTGGCGGCGGCGCCCGCCGACGCGCACGGCTACATGATTTGCCTGTCAGACCTGCCGCTGATCGAAGCTTCCGAATATGACCAGCTCATAGAGGCGTTCCAGCGCGCTTATGTCCGGGATCCGGCCTGCATCATTGTACCCGAGTTCAACGGACAACGCGGCAATCCCGTCCTGTTTGCGGCCTACTATCGAAAAGCTATTCTCTCCGAGCAGCGACTGACCGGCTGCCGAGGCCTGGTGCAACGCCATCCTGAGCATGTGGTGCGTGTGGCCATGGCTACCGACCACATTTTGCAGGACCTTGATACGCCGGAAGCCTTTGAAGCGCTCAGGAGGATACATTGA
- a CDS encoding vWA domain-containing protein, which produces MAAPDATPPAPAASTDFTGAVRRFCALLRAHGFTVGVAETLDALRIARSELLHRPNRFRAALRALLCISPDEYQRFDALFDAYWLGRSPDGNAPPSPRPQRARPPATEQRTAPLLMTLQHATAPPEEEGNTTAGASTAHRLRQVDFARVPASDQEQLEALAAQLFRQLHVRLSRRQKTAWQGRYVDLRRTIRRNLDRGGELVTLRYRQRRPDRPRLVALLDVSGSMDRYSYFLLRFLHALQQHFRRIDSFVFSTELICITELLRQPSLPESLRQLAETPTPWSSGTRIGACLMTFLEHYGRRLLSRRTLVLILSDGLDTGDPALLAHALQAIRARCRRIIWLNPLMGMEGYAPIARGMQAALPYLDVFHPAHNLDSLLRLEQHLRHA; this is translated from the coding sequence ATGGCTGCTCCAGATGCCACACCGCCTGCTCCTGCGGCGTCTACCGATTTCACAGGGGCTGTGCGGCGCTTCTGCGCGCTCCTGAGAGCGCACGGCTTCACCGTCGGCGTTGCCGAGACGCTCGATGCGCTACGGATAGCCCGCAGCGAACTGCTGCACCGGCCCAATCGCTTCCGGGCAGCCCTGCGGGCACTGCTATGCATCTCGCCCGATGAATACCAGCGCTTTGACGCGCTCTTCGATGCCTACTGGCTGGGCCGTTCACCGGACGGCAACGCACCGCCCAGCCCGCGCCCGCAACGCGCTCGCCCTCCCGCTACAGAACAACGGACCGCTCCGCTGCTCATGACGCTGCAACATGCCACGGCCCCGCCTGAAGAAGAGGGCAACACAACAGCAGGGGCTAGCACGGCCCACCGCTTGCGCCAGGTAGATTTTGCCCGGGTGCCGGCGTCTGACCAGGAACAGCTCGAGGCGCTGGCGGCCCAACTTTTCCGCCAACTGCACGTGCGCCTCTCACGACGCCAGAAAACTGCGTGGCAAGGCCGCTACGTGGATCTGCGCCGCACCATCCGCCGTAACCTGGACCGAGGAGGCGAGCTAGTGACGCTCCGCTACCGTCAACGCCGTCCAGACCGCCCCCGCCTGGTGGCCCTGCTTGACGTAAGCGGCTCTATGGACCGCTACAGCTATTTCCTGCTCCGTTTTCTCCATGCACTGCAGCAACACTTCCGGCGGATCGACTCGTTCGTCTTCAGCACCGAGCTGATCTGCATCACGGAGCTTCTGCGCCAACCATCGCTCCCTGAAAGCCTACGTCAACTGGCCGAGACGCCCACGCCCTGGTCCAGCGGTACCCGCATTGGCGCCTGCCTGATGACGTTTCTGGAGCATTACGGCCGCCGGCTGCTTTCGCGCCGCACACTTGTGCTGATTCTGAGTGATGGCCTCGACACCGGCGACCCTGCGCTGCTGGCCCACGCCCTGCAAGCGATCCGCGCCCGCTGTCGCCGGATCATCTGGCTGAACCCGCTGATGGGAATGGAAGGCTATGCGCCCATAGCACGTGGAATGCAGGCAGCGCTTCCTTACCTCGACGTATTTCACCCGGCCCACAACCTCGACAGTCTGCTTCGGCTGGAGCAGCACCTGCGTCATGCTTGA
- a CDS encoding SRPBCC family protein, which produces MKTTIEKTFTVHQPLEKVWSYLSDPAKVVPCVPGAQLTEQIDERHYRGTVSLKVGPISASYKGEITINTLDHETHTIELVGRGLDARGKGSASMTMRGRARALDDGATEITNQIEISVTGMLAQFGSRLIEDVSSRLFDQFTECFESLLAGEAPEEAGQALRAGSLIKEGIKSVAGRFFGKKEGE; this is translated from the coding sequence ATGAAAACCACGATCGAAAAGACCTTTACCGTTCATCAGCCGCTGGAGAAGGTCTGGAGTTACCTGAGCGATCCGGCCAAGGTGGTCCCCTGCGTGCCTGGTGCTCAGCTCACCGAGCAGATTGACGAGCGCCACTACCGGGGAACCGTCAGCCTGAAGGTAGGCCCCATCAGTGCCAGTTACAAAGGAGAAATCACCATCAACACGCTCGATCACGAGACGCATACCATTGAACTGGTAGGCCGAGGACTTGATGCGCGAGGCAAGGGGAGCGCTTCCATGACCATGCGGGGCCGCGCCCGGGCGCTGGACGACGGGGCCACCGAAATTACCAATCAAATCGAAATCTCTGTAACCGGGATGCTGGCGCAATTCGGCTCGCGCCTGATTGAGGATGTGTCCAGTCGCCTCTTTGACCAGTTCACGGAATGTTTTGAATCGCTGCTGGCAGGAGAAGCCCCCGAAGAGGCCGGTCAGGCGCTCCGCGCTGGCTCGCTGATCAAGGAAGGCATCAAGTCGGTTGCCGGTCGGTTCTTTGGGAAAAAAGAAGGAGAATGA
- a CDS encoding AAA family ATPase: protein MTREAAARIAGLMDGLEQQGYVADEALATVLYLVLTLRRPLLVEGDAGVGKTEIAYALAGYLDTELIRLQCYEGLDVHSAVYEWNYPRQLLAIKLWEQSDIPLEEREQHLFSESYLLARPLLKAIQAETKAPVLLIDEIDRADEEFEAFLLELLSAFQISIPELGTIRARHVPHVILTSNRTRELSDALKRRCLYYWLDYPTEAKELRIIQKRLPDIETELAQQVVRFVQALRKERLHKIPGIAETLDWARALVALGVQRLNTTVVTRTAGCLLKSAEDLERLRNHTLEDLLATLEA, encoded by the coding sequence ATGACCCGTGAGGCCGCCGCCCGCATTGCGGGGTTGATGGATGGTTTGGAGCAGCAGGGGTACGTGGCGGATGAGGCGCTGGCTACCGTCCTGTATCTCGTCCTAACGCTGCGCCGGCCCCTGCTCGTGGAGGGCGACGCAGGCGTAGGCAAAACCGAGATTGCCTACGCACTGGCTGGTTACCTTGACACGGAGCTGATCCGCCTGCAATGCTACGAGGGGCTCGACGTCCATTCAGCCGTCTATGAATGGAACTATCCCCGCCAACTCCTGGCCATCAAGCTCTGGGAGCAGAGCGACATCCCCCTGGAAGAGCGGGAACAGCACCTGTTCAGTGAAAGCTACCTGCTAGCGCGACCGCTGCTGAAAGCTATTCAGGCCGAAACAAAAGCGCCAGTGCTCCTCATTGATGAGATCGACCGAGCCGATGAGGAATTTGAGGCGTTTCTCCTCGAACTACTGTCGGCTTTCCAGATCTCCATTCCGGAGCTGGGCACCATTCGCGCGCGCCATGTCCCGCATGTCATCCTCACCTCTAACCGCACGCGTGAACTGAGCGATGCCCTCAAACGCCGTTGCCTCTACTACTGGCTCGACTATCCTACCGAAGCCAAAGAACTGCGCATTATTCAGAAGCGCCTCCCTGATATTGAGACCGAGCTGGCACAACAGGTAGTGCGCTTCGTGCAGGCCCTGCGCAAAGAACGCTTGCACAAAATTCCCGGCATTGCCGAAACGCTCGACTGGGCCCGGGCCCTGGTAGCGCTGGGCGTGCAGCGCCTCAACACAACCGTTGTGACGCGCACCGCGGGCTGCCTGCTCAAATCGGCCGAAGACCTTGAGCGCCTGCGTAACCACACGCTCGAAGATCTGCTGGCTACCCTCGAAGCCTGA